The sequence TAAATTACAAAAAAAGAGTATCATAAATTATACTTTTTTGTCTTGTGAGACACGAAAACATAGATCTAGTTTATAGAGAGGTTTATGAAAATTGTTACATCTATTGATTATATTGACCATGTGGTAATAACGGTTCGAACAATAAGGATGTTTGTAAATGTAAGTTTTGAAAGTCTTGTGTGTTGTGTGATGTGCCTGTTAATACAGAAGACACAAGAAGTTAATGTTGGGTCTGTAGACATTTCATGACCAAATTTGCTTTCTGGGTTCACAGGGGGGGATTTTACTAGGACCATCGGCGTTAGGCCGTCACAAACAATTTACGCAGTGGATATTTCCAACCTGGAGCACACCAATACTCGAATCAGTAGCCAGTATTGGCCTTCTGTTCTTTCTCTTTCTCGTAGGCCTCGAACTCGATCTCACTTCAATTCGCCATAACGGAAAACGAGCATTTTGCATTGCTACATCAGGAATCTTGTTACCATTCGTATTCGGGAGTGGAATCACATTCCTGCTACGAGAAACCGTCGTTGGAGCCGATAAAGTCGGTTTCGCACAATGTTTTTTGTTCATGGGAGTTTCACTTTCCATTACAGCGTTCCCCGTTTTAGCTCGAATATTAGCCGAGCTCAAACTATTAACAACTCGAGTTGGAGAGACCGCAATGGCTGCTGCAGCGTTTAATGATATCGCTGCGTGGGTTTTACTAGCTTTAGCGGTGGCTCTTGCTGACGACAGTCATAAGAGCCCACTGGTGTCAATATGGGTCTTAACGTCGGGTGCGGGTTTTGTGGTTTTTATGGTACTTGCAGTTCGTCCTGCGATGTATTTGGTAGCCCAACAATGTACTGATTCGGGCTCAAATGTAGAAGAAGGATATATATGTTTGACGCTTGCTGGCGTAATGTTATCAGGGTTTATAACAGACTTAATTGGGATTCATTCGATATTTGGTGCGTTTGTGTTTGGGTTAATGATACCGAAATCAGGGGAATTTGCAGGGAGGTTGATTAGAAGGATAGAAGATTTTGTATGTGGTCTTTTGTTGCCGTTGTACTTTGCTTCGAGCGGGCTGAAAACAGACGTGAATAAGATTCATGGAGTGAAGGCGTGGGGGCTGTTAGCGGTGGTGATTTCGACTGCGTGTACTGGAAAGATACTTGGGACGTTTGTGATGGGGATGTTGTGTATGATTCCGGCAAGGGAATCGTTAACTTTGGGGTTATTGATGAATACCAAAGGCTTGGTTGAGCTTATTGTTCTCAATATCGGCAAGGAGAAGAAGGTACGGTTTTTGCATTATATCTCTTCGCTTAACAATAGAATACtaacgggtcaaaatgggttttgtataaaacgtattttttttatcCGTGTTGAAATAGATCGGGTCAAGTTGGTCCTGAACACTTTCTACACACATATAGTTAGTTAGTTAACCAAATATGAGATATAATATACAGTTATACAATGAATCATGATACCAGTGTTCTTATGTATACAGTTAATTTCAGATTACTTTCGACCAGTTTGACCCGTTTTCTTAAAtgcttttttttatttttcttattctTAGCAGAAAACTACAACCAGAATCGACTCATTCATGAGGAAATGAGTCGAATTTCCAACTCTATCTTAAGTTACACTCGTTCATAGTTcataacccaaattgacactttcgTAAGTAAATGAGGCGAAATTACGAATAGATATAAACGCGTGCAAGTTTTTACTGTCTTTTGAAACAGGTACTCAATGACGAGATGTTTGCAATATTCGTAATGATGGCGCTGGTTACTACATTCATGACAACACCAATGGTGATAGCTGTATACAAACCTGCCCGCAGTATCTCATCCATTGTCTACCATCGTTCACTTAAAGAGTCGTCATCCCACTATTTACAAACTCTAAAATCTGAGCTTCGGGTCGTAGCATGTGTCCACGGGTCACAAAATTCACCATCAGTTATGAATCTAATTAATTCAATGCAGTCTCCAAACACCTACTCCAATATGAAGCTTTATATCCTACGTTTAATCGAACTAACCGAAAGATCATCATCCATAATGATGGTGCACCAGGCCTGTAAGAACGGAGTCCCTTGTTTCAAGTCAAGTGCAGTCAAAGCAAACAAAGTAAAGAAAGAAAACAAAGTGAAAATTCGATCATCGACTGCTATCTCACCATTGTCAACAATGCATGAAGATATATGCCACGTGGCGGAAAAAAAGAAGGCTGCAATTGTAATTTTACCTATTTATaaacgatggagacgagaagacAACGAAGAAGAGGTAGCTCATATTGGGCCGGGTTGGGAAATGGTCAACCAAAGGGTCCTTACACACGCACCGTGCACAATGGCGTTGTTGGTGGATCGTGGTGGGATCATTAGTATCCCTAAAAGGGTTTGTGTGGTGTTCATAGGTGGTCCTGATAATCGTGAAGCCGTTGAATTGGGTGGCAGGATGGCAGCACAACCTGCTACCAAGGTGACTGTAATTAGGTTCCTAATGAATGCGGATAACGAGAATTGTATTATCGGAGGGCCGAATATTGATATAGAGAAGGTAACCCGATCTCACCTTCCTAACTGAGTAGGTAATTTCGACCCTTAATGGGTCTCAGTATATGTAGTATATACTCATCTTACCCAGTCAGACTGAACATGAAAAACCTTATTAGTTTAAGAGCTAAAACATAGACCTACGTTTTGTCCATACAAATTTAATTGTTTCGACAACATACCCTGCCTATTTTGCACATCCACCTTTAACTGAAGTACTAATCCAACAATTTTCTAAACAGGAACTGGACGAGATGTCATTAGAAGAATTCAAAAGACGATGGGAAAGAGAGGTGGAAT comes from Rutidosis leptorrhynchoides isolate AG116_Rl617_1_P2 chromosome 4, CSIRO_AGI_Rlap_v1, whole genome shotgun sequence and encodes:
- the LOC139844229 gene encoding cation/H(+) antiporter 20-like, whose protein sequence is MMLNITSVKTSSDGVWQGDNPLRYAFPLLIIQTALVISVSRLLSFFLKPLRQPKVIAEILGGILLGPSALGRHKQFTQWIFPTWSTPILESVASIGLLFFLFLVGLELDLTSIRHNGKRAFCIATSGILLPFVFGSGITFLLRETVVGADKVGFAQCFLFMGVSLSITAFPVLARILAELKLLTTRVGETAMAAAAFNDIAAWVLLALAVALADDSHKSPLVSIWVLTSGAGFVVFMVLAVRPAMYLVAQQCTDSGSNVEEGYICLTLAGVMLSGFITDLIGIHSIFGAFVFGLMIPKSGEFAGRLIRRIEDFVCGLLLPLYFASSGLKTDVNKIHGVKAWGLLAVVISTACTGKILGTFVMGMLCMIPARESLTLGLLMNTKGLVELIVLNIGKEKKVLNDEMFAIFVMMALVTTFMTTPMVIAVYKPARSISSIVYHRSLKESSSHYLQTLKSELRVVACVHGSQNSPSVMNLINSMQSPNTYSNMKLYILRLIELTERSSSIMMVHQACKNGVPCFKSSAVKANKVKKENKVKIRSSTAISPLSTMHEDICHVAEKKKAAIVILPIYKRWRREDNEEEVAHIGPGWEMVNQRVLTHAPCTMALLVDRGGIISIPKRVCVVFIGGPDNREAVELGGRMAAQPATKVTVIRFLMNADNENCIIGGPNIDIEKELDEMSLEEFKRRWEREVEYVEKATHNITQELLEIGQSTEYELVIVGRGKYPNTLAARILPCDDQDSKELGPVGGLLASYDHGVASSVLVVQKHELAKEDQGRAMSNQHLV